The following proteins are encoded in a genomic region of Streptomyces collinus Tu 365:
- a CDS encoding CHAT domain-containing protein — protein MNSGRPTPTGSSPCSARCWTVPTATSWPTPPAAGPPWGSSCRAGPAAPTTTPPERLADRAAALGLLHTAYTAADLDPELAPAVTFDLVLLSLIELNDRVCSDSPPAERGAAAERALVLLDRLSPLLADPGPDGADAAGLGADVCDLLVELSVSPHDQGRAADWYRRALAHPALPPGEVRDLSSRLAHVLCLRSEENRAAQRAGDPLPAADRAEAVVLLEQVLAGHPGTPPARGAGTPGGAPAEAEEDFVAHLTALVQALWLNQSEGLLDDRGVDRLAAAVRQLIPLIGPDDTDRSELILKAAIVLNQRAVARGMPLTYDLANSVLRTGRPDPSRSLECTAAPVVADLREAIALLRKATGLYHHEDTLHLYAQGLLGIALSLDFACRLPTVEPAVLRDALRYLRVALERLPQRDGLDDADLRGSFLLTLMYQVWFTDPFARAGADPRNPSMPDVSGFPTVEDDLHLLGSMLSSGDDARREPILAFLSVMVNILRTPDVLPSVEDCRAYADRLRRAAGQIEPEAHGLRAATLAIAGALGLRVVQAGQAGPAERAATTAALRAALGLVPPGSPLSGPLRAALRETSGADVWDVLRTLLGRSATRGGPSPARPGTPGGLPPAGPDALGGPPPGRGPRPAAGPARPAVPPGPPSPRPPAVQTPTAQPPTGSRVPRPPAPNAPAPQAAAPFPEPRPALPVPDLAAAVLLGDGSPDPFALPSERVAELLGPEEPTSAPTAAALALLHHHRWLRERDGQDLDTAVVMARRALDLLDAEGTGYAEVIGPAERAKETRQPGRAAGAGSVGPVGPAAQAGDTQQAGPPEHPERTAASALAGRCTEFLARLLLDRHLILGDHTDLDAAVLAYDTLLERTAEHLVLPPLGDLLAASGEPRVPARIFRSAPGGRGAPFRAELLATAATDRMVRARARRTGDGPSAADAPGALAAALRALPPDHPGAPAARHELAWRALESARAGGDADATRSAVRSLVDIAAACPPGPHRPGLLLRSAAALCASLPTAGRTAPDPDTSALLDRAVALFEEAAEYGTHDYHGSRSRCLYGLGTLLLVRRLRGGGADDLRRSVAVLGEALALLNAAPGDPFAVALLRVLAEAHRAHGPGEPEHRRRALATARSLLTAHGRAVLLQSGAAHGLEAARAVAADMLRVVRWSLADGLPESAFEALELGRGLVLNAATVGATVPELLRAGGHQDLARSWEEAAAGGDPRSVPDGLRGRVLQAFAGSDAERRLLSAPRPGRVGQALRRLGDDALVYLVPGEAPDPDGGPGEGPGPGHLLIVTATGVVHALPLPGLTDAATGPLGAYARALDAFQAAGRAEGRPAPEHPQVLHTMYERKLLRLEREWQQALETLCSWAGEVVMGPLLAAGERWWPGRPARLVLAPLGALGIVPWHAARCPAPSPATPSGTAVYACQRAAVSSCATARQLIEVAARPRAVPAAGKVAVVADPGGTPAMHREAALVGSLYPGSVVIGGLGDRAPAGGPEPLPAEPASLAPFLPGRGPVPTAVLHVNCHADTGRTPADSVLELDAAHRVSVTDLLAGAAGRDPSVPGGTVVLANCTSDLALSDHDEALTLATAFLGAGATAVVGSRWDVADDPRTTLLMLVFHHRLSRGEPAGEALRAAQRWMLDPERVLPPELARHEPLLRAAAGRPLDELEVWAAFAHHGR, from the coding sequence GTGAACTCCGGTCGGCCGACGCCGACCGGGTCGTCGCCCTGCTCCGCGCGGTGCTGGACGGTCCCGACCGCCACCTCGTGGCCGACCCCACCCGCTGCCGGACCGCCCTGGGGCTCGTCCTGTCGGGCCGGTCCCGCGGCCCCGACCACCACACCCCCGGAGCGGCTCGCGGACCGCGCCGCCGCCCTCGGCCTGCTGCACACCGCGTACACGGCCGCCGACCTCGACCCGGAGCTGGCGCCCGCCGTGACCTTCGACCTGGTGCTGCTCTCCCTCATCGAACTGAACGACCGCGTCTGCTCCGACAGCCCGCCGGCCGAGCGCGGCGCCGCCGCCGAGCGGGCCCTCGTCCTGCTGGACCGGCTGTCCCCGCTGCTCGCGGACCCCGGGCCGGACGGAGCCGACGCCGCGGGGCTGGGTGCGGACGTCTGCGATCTGCTGGTGGAGCTGTCCGTCTCGCCGCATGATCAGGGCCGGGCCGCGGACTGGTACCGGCGGGCGCTCGCCCACCCCGCCCTGCCGCCCGGGGAGGTGCGCGACCTCAGCAGCCGGCTGGCCCATGTGCTGTGCTTGCGGTCCGAGGAGAACAGGGCCGCGCAGCGGGCCGGCGACCCGCTCCCGGCGGCGGACCGCGCCGAGGCGGTCGTCCTGCTCGAACAGGTGCTGGCCGGGCACCCCGGCACGCCCCCGGCCCGGGGCGCCGGCACTCCGGGCGGCGCGCCGGCCGAAGCCGAGGAGGACTTCGTGGCCCATCTCACCGCCCTGGTCCAGGCGTTGTGGCTGAACCAGTCGGAAGGGCTCCTGGACGACAGGGGCGTGGACCGGCTCGCCGCCGCGGTCCGGCAGCTCATCCCGCTGATCGGCCCGGACGACACCGACCGCTCGGAGCTGATCCTCAAGGCCGCCATCGTCCTGAACCAGCGGGCCGTCGCCCGCGGCATGCCGCTGACGTACGACCTCGCCAACTCCGTCCTTCGCACCGGACGGCCCGACCCGAGCCGGTCGCTGGAGTGCACCGCGGCACCGGTGGTCGCGGACCTGCGCGAGGCCATCGCCCTGCTGCGCAAGGCCACGGGGCTGTACCACCACGAGGACACCCTCCACCTGTACGCGCAGGGGCTGCTCGGGATCGCGCTGTCGCTGGACTTCGCCTGCCGGCTGCCCACCGTCGAGCCCGCCGTCCTGCGCGACGCGCTGCGGTACCTGCGGGTCGCCCTGGAACGGCTGCCCCAGCGCGACGGCCTGGACGACGCCGACTTGCGGGGCTCGTTCCTGCTCACGCTGATGTACCAGGTGTGGTTCACCGACCCCTTCGCCCGGGCCGGGGCCGATCCGCGCAACCCGTCGATGCCGGACGTCTCCGGGTTCCCGACCGTCGAGGACGACCTGCACCTGCTCGGCTCCATGCTGAGCTCCGGCGACGACGCGCGACGCGAGCCGATCCTGGCCTTCCTCTCGGTCATGGTGAACATCCTGCGCACCCCCGACGTCCTGCCGTCGGTCGAGGACTGCCGGGCCTACGCCGACCGGCTGCGGCGGGCGGCCGGGCAGATCGAGCCAGAGGCTCACGGGCTGCGGGCGGCCACCCTGGCGATCGCCGGCGCCCTCGGGCTGCGCGTCGTCCAGGCCGGGCAGGCCGGCCCCGCCGAGCGTGCCGCCACGACCGCCGCGCTGCGCGCCGCGCTCGGCCTGGTCCCGCCGGGATCTCCACTGAGCGGACCGCTGCGCGCGGCGCTGCGTGAGACGTCCGGCGCGGACGTGTGGGACGTGCTGCGCACGCTGCTGGGACGATCGGCCACGCGAGGCGGACCCTCACCGGCTCGTCCGGGGACGCCGGGCGGGCTCCCGCCGGCTGGTCCCGACGCGCTGGGCGGGCCGCCCCCTGGACGCGGCCCGCGGCCGGCCGCGGGCCCGGCCCGACCCGCCGTACCGCCCGGGCCGCCGAGCCCTCGGCCCCCGGCCGTCCAGACACCCACCGCCCAGCCACCAACCGGCAGCCGCGTCCCGCGGCCTCCCGCCCCGAACGCTCCCGCTCCGCAGGCTGCCGCGCCCTTCCCCGAACCGCGCCCGGCGCTGCCCGTGCCCGACCTCGCCGCTGCCGTGCTGCTCGGCGACGGGTCGCCCGACCCCTTTGCGCTGCCCTCGGAGCGTGTCGCCGAACTGCTCGGCCCCGAGGAGCCGACGAGCGCGCCGACCGCGGCGGCCCTCGCCCTCCTGCACCACCACCGCTGGCTGCGCGAGCGAGACGGACAGGACCTGGACACCGCCGTCGTCATGGCCCGCAGAGCACTCGACCTGCTCGACGCCGAGGGCACGGGGTACGCCGAGGTCATCGGCCCGGCCGAGCGCGCGAAGGAGACGCGGCAGCCCGGGCGTGCTGCCGGCGCTGGTTCCGTCGGCCCCGTAGGCCCGGCCGCGCAGGCCGGGGACACGCAACAGGCCGGGCCACCCGAGCACCCCGAGCGCACCGCCGCGTCCGCGCTCGCCGGCCGCTGTACCGAGTTCCTGGCCCGGCTGCTCCTGGACCGGCATCTGATCCTCGGTGACCACACCGATCTCGACGCAGCCGTACTGGCGTACGACACGCTGCTGGAGCGCACCGCGGAGCACCTCGTGCTGCCGCCGCTCGGGGACCTGCTGGCGGCCTCCGGTGAACCCCGGGTCCCCGCCCGGATCTTCCGGTCCGCGCCCGGAGGACGAGGCGCCCCGTTCCGGGCGGAGCTGCTCGCGACCGCCGCCACCGACCGGATGGTGCGGGCGCGCGCCCGGCGGACCGGGGACGGGCCGTCGGCCGCCGACGCGCCCGGCGCCCTCGCCGCCGCGCTGCGGGCGCTGCCGCCGGACCATCCCGGGGCCCCGGCCGCGCGCCACGAACTCGCCTGGCGCGCACTGGAGTCGGCACGCGCCGGCGGGGACGCCGACGCGACGCGCAGCGCCGTCCGGTCGCTCGTCGACATCGCCGCCGCGTGCCCGCCCGGACCGCACCGCCCCGGCCTGCTGCTGCGGTCCGCGGCCGCGCTCTGCGCGTCGCTGCCCACCGCCGGCCGCACCGCGCCGGACCCGGACACGTCGGCCCTGCTCGACCGGGCCGTCGCGTTGTTCGAGGAGGCGGCCGAGTACGGCACGCACGACTACCACGGCTCCCGCAGCCGGTGCCTGTACGGCCTCGGCACCCTGCTGCTGGTCCGCAGGCTGCGCGGCGGGGGCGCCGACGACCTGCGGCGCTCGGTGGCGGTGCTCGGGGAGGCCCTGGCGCTGCTGAACGCGGCGCCGGGCGACCCGTTCGCCGTCGCCCTGCTGCGGGTCCTCGCCGAGGCGCACCGTGCCCACGGCCCCGGCGAGCCCGAGCACCGGCGCCGGGCGCTGGCCACCGCCCGGTCCCTGCTGACCGCGCACGGCCGTGCCGTCCTGCTCCAGTCGGGCGCGGCGCACGGCCTGGAGGCGGCTCGCGCGGTGGCCGCCGACATGCTGCGGGTGGTGCGCTGGAGCCTCGCCGACGGGCTGCCGGAGTCCGCGTTCGAGGCGCTGGAACTCGGCCGTGGACTGGTCCTGAACGCGGCCACCGTCGGCGCCACCGTGCCCGAGCTGTTGCGCGCCGGCGGCCATCAGGACCTGGCCCGGAGCTGGGAGGAGGCCGCCGCGGGCGGCGACCCGCGCAGCGTGCCGGACGGTCTGCGCGGCCGCGTGCTGCAGGCGTTCGCGGGCAGTGACGCGGAGCGGCGGCTCCTCTCCGCCCCGCGCCCCGGCCGGGTCGGGCAGGCGCTGCGTCGCCTGGGCGACGACGCGCTGGTCTACCTCGTGCCCGGTGAGGCCCCGGACCCCGACGGGGGCCCGGGGGAGGGCCCGGGCCCTGGGCACCTGCTGATCGTCACCGCCACGGGTGTGGTGCACGCGCTGCCGCTGCCGGGTCTCACGGATGCGGCGACGGGTCCGCTGGGGGCCTACGCCCGGGCGCTGGACGCCTTCCAGGCCGCCGGGCGAGCGGAGGGACGGCCGGCCCCGGAGCATCCCCAGGTGCTGCACACGATGTACGAGCGCAAGCTGCTGCGGCTGGAACGTGAGTGGCAGCAGGCCCTGGAGACGCTGTGCTCCTGGGCGGGGGAGGTGGTGATGGGGCCCCTGCTGGCCGCCGGTGAACGCTGGTGGCCGGGCAGGCCGGCACGGCTCGTCCTCGCCCCGCTCGGTGCGCTGGGCATCGTCCCCTGGCACGCCGCCCGCTGCCCGGCGCCGTCCCCTGCGACGCCGTCCGGCACCGCGGTGTACGCCTGCCAGCGCGCCGCCGTCTCCAGTTGCGCCACGGCCCGCCAGCTCATCGAGGTGGCCGCCCGGCCGAGGGCCGTGCCGGCCGCCGGGAAGGTGGCCGTGGTGGCCGACCCGGGTGGTACGCCGGCGATGCACCGGGAGGCCGCCCTGGTCGGCTCGCTGTACCCGGGCTCCGTGGTGATCGGCGGCCTGGGGGACCGGGCCCCGGCCGGTGGGCCCGAGCCGCTGCCCGCCGAACCGGCGTCGCTCGCGCCCTTCCTGCCCGGCCGCGGCCCCGTGCCGACGGCGGTGCTGCACGTCAACTGTCACGCCGACACCGGTCGCACCCCCGCCGACTCGGTGCTGGAACTCGACGCGGCGCACCGCGTCTCGGTGACCGACCTGCTCGCGGGCGCCGCCGGCCGGGACCCCTCGGTGCCGGGCGGCACGGTCGTGCTGGCCAACTGCACCAGCGACCTGGCCCTGAGCGACCACGACGAGGCGCTGACGCTGGCCACGGCGTTCCTCGGCGCGGGCGCGACCGCCGTCGTCGGCTCCCGCTGGGACGTGGCCGACGATCCACGCACCACGCTGCTGATGCTGGTGTTCCACCACCGCCTGAGCCGCGGTGAGCCGGCCGGGGAGGCACTGCGCGCCGCCCAGCGGTGGATGCTGGACCCGGAGCGTGTGCTGCCGCCCGAGCTGGCCCGGCACGAGCCGCTCCTGCGGGCCGCGGCCGGCCGCCCGCTGGACGAGCTGGAGGTGTGGGCCGCGTTCGCCCACCACGGCCGGTGA
- a CDS encoding amino acid permease — protein MPVTGTAPQPAPSAPPTPEAPTPGATARDRHDDTGRHARRFGLPVATALVMGNIIGGGIFLLPASVAPYGTVSLVAFGVLTVGAIALALVFGRLAERDPRTGGPYVYAREAFGDFAGFLAAWSYWITTWVSNAALAVAAVGYLDVLIPVNGHRWTACLAALALQWLPALANFAGTRYVGAVQLVSTVLKFVPLLLVAVGGLFFFDPAKLGAFNATGHSPVGAVSASAALLLFSYLGVESAAVSAGEVRNARRNVGRATVIGTAGAALVYLLGTLSVFGTVPHDRLVRSAAPFSDAVDAMFGGTWGGWAVALAALVSMTGCLNGWTLLSAQTPYAAARDGLFPAAFARRRRGVPTVGVGVTVVLASLLTVYNYVSGSAKVFEVLVLVTTFTATVPYLLATAAQVFHLAAGRREAVDRARLARDAVVTAVAAAFSIWLVAGAGYTAVYQGVLFLFAGIIVYAVLAGRRRGGG, from the coding sequence ATGCCCGTCACCGGGACCGCCCCGCAGCCGGCTCCGTCCGCCCCGCCCACCCCCGAGGCCCCCACCCCCGGCGCCACCGCCCGCGACCGCCACGACGACACCGGCAGGCACGCCCGCCGCTTCGGGCTGCCCGTCGCCACCGCCCTGGTCATGGGCAACATCATCGGCGGCGGCATCTTCCTGCTCCCGGCGTCCGTCGCCCCGTACGGCACGGTCAGCCTGGTCGCCTTCGGCGTCCTGACGGTCGGCGCCATCGCGCTCGCCCTGGTCTTCGGCCGGCTCGCCGAACGCGACCCGCGCACCGGCGGCCCCTACGTCTACGCCCGCGAGGCCTTCGGCGACTTCGCCGGCTTCCTCGCCGCCTGGTCGTACTGGATCACCACCTGGGTGTCGAACGCCGCGCTCGCCGTCGCCGCCGTCGGCTACCTCGACGTGCTGATCCCGGTGAACGGCCACCGCTGGACCGCGTGCCTGGCCGCGCTGGCCCTGCAGTGGCTGCCCGCCCTCGCCAACTTCGCCGGCACCCGCTACGTCGGAGCCGTCCAGCTCGTCTCCACGGTGCTGAAGTTCGTGCCGCTGCTGCTGGTCGCGGTCGGCGGGCTGTTCTTCTTCGACCCGGCGAAGCTCGGCGCGTTCAACGCCACCGGGCACAGCCCCGTCGGCGCGGTGTCCGCCTCCGCCGCCCTGCTGCTCTTCTCCTACCTCGGCGTGGAGTCCGCCGCCGTCAGCGCCGGCGAGGTCAGGAACGCCCGCCGCAACGTGGGCCGCGCCACCGTCATCGGCACCGCGGGCGCGGCGCTGGTGTACCTGCTGGGCACGCTGTCCGTCTTCGGCACCGTCCCGCACGACCGTCTGGTGCGGTCCGCCGCGCCCTTCTCGGACGCCGTCGACGCCATGTTCGGCGGCACCTGGGGCGGCTGGGCCGTCGCGCTCGCCGCGCTGGTGTCGATGACCGGCTGCCTCAACGGCTGGACGCTGCTGAGCGCCCAGACCCCCTACGCCGCCGCGCGGGACGGTCTGTTCCCGGCCGCCTTCGCCCGCAGGCGGCGCGGCGTGCCGACCGTCGGCGTCGGCGTCACCGTCGTCCTCGCCTCGCTGCTCACCGTCTACAACTACGTGTCCGGCTCGGCGAAGGTCTTCGAGGTGCTCGTCCTCGTCACCACGTTCACCGCGACCGTGCCGTACCTGCTGGCCACCGCCGCACAGGTGTTCCACCTCGCCGCGGGCCGGCGCGAGGCCGTCGACCGGGCGCGGCTCGCCCGGGACGCCGTGGTCACGGCGGTCGCGGCCGCCTTCTCGATATGGCTCGTCGCGGGCGCGGGCTACACGGCGGTGTACCAGGGAGTGCTGTTCCTGTTCGCGGGCATCATCGTCTACGCGGTGCTGGCGGGCCGGCGCCGCGGCGGGGGCTGA
- a CDS encoding carbohydrate ABC transporter permease produces the protein MSGTTAPLKRRAPVRPARVLLHVFLTGTALAWLAPLLWAVFSALRPYAETSAKGYVSWPDTLNLDNFTRAFQQSDMLHYFGNTLVIAVPAVLVTLFLSSCVAFYVARFDFRLNLALLLVFTAGNLLPQQVIITPLYRLYLLTDLPGVTASGKLYDSALGLVLIHVAFQSGFCAFVLSNYMRSLPHELTEAALVDGASVWRLYWQITLPLCKPAMAALATLLSIWIYNDFFWALVLISTGENMPITSALNNLSGQYFTDPNLVAAGALLTAIPTLAVYFVLQRQFVSGLTLGSAKG, from the coding sequence ATGAGCGGCACCACCGCCCCGCTGAAGCGGCGCGCCCCGGTCCGCCCCGCCCGGGTCCTGCTGCACGTCTTCCTCACCGGGACGGCCCTGGCCTGGCTCGCCCCGCTGCTGTGGGCCGTCTTCTCGGCGCTGCGGCCGTACGCCGAGACCAGCGCCAAGGGGTACGTGTCCTGGCCGGACACGCTGAACCTGGACAACTTCACCCGCGCCTTCCAGCAGTCGGACATGCTCCACTACTTCGGCAACACGCTGGTCATCGCCGTACCGGCCGTGCTGGTGACGCTGTTCCTGTCCTCGTGCGTCGCCTTCTACGTCGCCCGCTTCGACTTCCGGCTGAACCTGGCGCTGCTGCTGGTCTTCACGGCGGGCAACCTGCTGCCGCAGCAGGTCATCATCACCCCGCTGTACCGCCTTTACCTGCTGACGGACCTGCCCGGCGTCACGGCGAGCGGCAAGCTGTACGACTCCGCCCTCGGGCTCGTGCTGATCCACGTGGCCTTCCAGTCCGGGTTCTGCGCGTTCGTGCTGAGCAACTACATGCGCTCGCTGCCGCACGAGCTGACCGAGGCGGCGCTGGTCGACGGCGCCTCGGTGTGGCGGCTGTACTGGCAGATCACACTGCCGCTGTGCAAGCCGGCGATGGCGGCCCTGGCCACCCTGCTGTCGATCTGGATCTACAACGACTTCTTCTGGGCCCTGGTGCTGATCTCGACCGGCGAGAACATGCCGATCACGTCGGCCCTGAACAACCTGTCCGGCCAGTACTTCACCGACCCCAACCTGGTCGCCGCGGGCGCCCTGCTCACCGCGATCCCGACGCTGGCGGTGTACTTCGTGCTCCAGCGCCAGTTCGTCAGCGGCCTCACCCTCGGCTCCGCCAAGGGCTGA
- a CDS encoding carbohydrate ABC transporter permease: MTTDTPTTRTEAAAVPPPGAASASPRAGQGHRRLLTRRDRLTLALMAGVPTVLHVALVWVTAIASVFLAFTTWDGIGFDSIKWVGLDNFRQLFADNPQFWPAVQHNVIWFVVLILVPTPFGLLLAVQLDKRIRFSRVYQTAFFLPVVISMACIGFVWQLVYNPDTGLINSIIGANRPGHYIDWIGDPGLNLWAVLIAASWRHTGYMMILYLAGLKSVDPSLREASALDGANEWQTFKSVIFPTLRPTNTVVLVVTIIEALRAFDLVFVFNKGAQGTELLSILVTNNIIGESSRIGYGSAIAVVLLVISLAVIIPYLIATFRKERRA, encoded by the coding sequence ATGACCACCGACACGCCGACGACGCGGACGGAGGCGGCCGCCGTGCCGCCTCCGGGCGCCGCTTCCGCATCCCCGCGGGCCGGCCAGGGCCACCGGCGCCTGCTGACCCGCCGCGACCGCCTCACGCTCGCCCTGATGGCGGGCGTGCCCACGGTCCTGCACGTGGCCCTCGTCTGGGTCACCGCCATCGCCTCGGTCTTCCTCGCCTTCACCACCTGGGACGGCATCGGCTTCGACTCGATCAAGTGGGTGGGCCTGGACAACTTCCGGCAGCTCTTCGCCGACAACCCGCAGTTCTGGCCCGCCGTCCAGCACAACGTCATCTGGTTCGTCGTCCTGATCCTGGTGCCGACGCCGTTCGGCCTCCTCCTCGCCGTACAGCTCGACAAGCGGATCCGCTTCAGCCGGGTCTACCAGACCGCGTTCTTCCTGCCGGTCGTCATCTCGATGGCCTGCATCGGCTTCGTCTGGCAGCTCGTCTACAACCCGGACACCGGCCTGATCAACAGCATCATCGGCGCCAACAGGCCCGGCCACTACATCGACTGGATCGGCGACCCCGGGCTCAACCTGTGGGCGGTCCTGATCGCCGCGTCCTGGCGGCACACCGGCTACATGATGATCCTGTACCTGGCCGGCCTCAAGAGCGTCGACCCCTCGCTGCGGGAGGCCTCGGCGCTGGACGGCGCCAACGAGTGGCAGACGTTCAAAAGCGTCATCTTCCCGACCCTGCGCCCGACCAACACGGTCGTCCTCGTGGTCACCATCATCGAGGCGCTGCGCGCGTTCGACCTGGTCTTCGTCTTCAACAAGGGCGCGCAGGGCACCGAGTTGCTGTCGATCCTGGTGACCAACAACATCATCGGCGAGTCCAGCCGGATCGGCTACGGGTCGGCCATCGCCGTGGTCCTCCTGGTCATCTCCCTCGCGGTGATCATCCCGTACCTGATCGCCACCTTCCGGAAGGAGCGGCGCGCATGA
- a CDS encoding ABC transporter substrate-binding protein, which yields MRPSPAARPAPGPSRRSLLRGAGGAALLAGAGTPLLSACGGSGSSADPKTVTVGSNASDAVPKKAFASVYADFKKQSGLTVDVNTKDHNTFQEQINSYLQGTPDDVFNWFAGYRMQFFAAKKLATPIDDVWARIGGNFPEAMKKLSKGEDGKYYFVPLTTYPWAVFYRRSVFRQHGYQVPATWDELVALCKRMKKDGLVPIAFGDKDAWPAMGTFDQINFRLNGYDFHVELMAGKAAWTDAKVKAVFDHWSELLPYHQDGFMGRTWQDAAQTLVAKKAGMYLLGSFVAQQFTDKADLDDLDFFPFPEMNPAYGQDTVEAPTDGFMVSKAPKNHAGVVKLLEYLGGPAAEELYLKTDPSVVAASGKADTSAYSPLQKKAFDMISGAKSLTQFMDRDSRPDFTSTVMQPGLQKFLQNPKGVDSLLSSIERQKKQIFASS from the coding sequence ATGCGCCCCTCCCCTGCCGCACGTCCCGCCCCGGGCCCCAGCCGTCGTTCGCTGCTGCGCGGAGCGGGCGGTGCCGCCCTTCTCGCCGGTGCCGGAACACCCCTGCTGTCCGCCTGCGGCGGCAGCGGCTCGTCCGCCGACCCGAAGACCGTCACCGTCGGCTCCAACGCCTCGGACGCGGTGCCGAAGAAGGCCTTCGCGAGCGTCTACGCGGACTTCAAGAAGCAGTCCGGCCTCACCGTCGACGTGAACACCAAGGACCACAACACCTTCCAGGAGCAGATCAACTCGTATCTGCAGGGCACGCCGGACGACGTGTTCAACTGGTTCGCCGGCTACCGCATGCAGTTCTTCGCGGCGAAGAAGCTGGCCACGCCCATCGACGACGTGTGGGCCAGGATCGGCGGCAACTTCCCCGAGGCCATGAAGAAGCTCAGCAAGGGCGAGGACGGCAAGTACTACTTCGTCCCGCTGACGACCTACCCCTGGGCGGTCTTCTACCGCAGAAGCGTCTTCCGGCAGCACGGTTACCAGGTCCCGGCCACCTGGGACGAACTGGTCGCGCTGTGCAAGCGGATGAAGAAGGACGGCCTGGTGCCGATCGCCTTCGGCGACAAGGACGCCTGGCCCGCGATGGGCACCTTCGACCAGATCAACTTCCGCCTGAACGGCTACGACTTCCACGTCGAGCTGATGGCGGGCAAGGCGGCCTGGACCGACGCCAAGGTGAAGGCCGTCTTCGACCACTGGTCCGAGCTGCTCCCCTACCACCAGGACGGCTTCATGGGCCGCACCTGGCAGGACGCCGCGCAGACGCTGGTCGCGAAGAAGGCCGGCATGTACCTCCTGGGCTCCTTCGTCGCCCAGCAGTTCACCGACAAGGCCGACCTGGACGACCTGGACTTCTTCCCCTTCCCCGAGATGAACCCCGCCTACGGCCAGGACACCGTCGAGGCCCCGACCGACGGCTTCATGGTCAGCAAGGCCCCGAAGAACCACGCCGGCGTCGTCAAGCTCCTGGAGTACCTGGGCGGTCCGGCGGCCGAGGAGCTCTACCTCAAGACCGACCCGAGCGTGGTGGCCGCCTCCGGCAAGGCCGACACCTCCGCCTACTCGCCGCTCCAGAAGAAGGCGTTCGACATGATCAGCGGCGCCAAGAGCCTCACCCAGTTCATGGACCGCGACTCCCGGCCCGACTTCACCTCCACGGTGATGCAGCCCGGACTCCAGAAGTTCCTGCAGAACCCCAAGGGCGTGGACAGCCTGCTGTCGTCCATCGAACGCCAGAAGAAGCAGATCTTCGCGTCCTCGTGA
- a CDS encoding sugar ABC transporter substrate-binding protein — translation MDRTRHPRSRGAAPLVAVAAAAALVLAGCSSGSGGKKAAEGGSGAPAGRADTPRMTVALVTHQAPGDTFWDIVRKGAEAAAAKDNIKLVYSADPNAGTQANYVQNAVDQKVDGIAVTLAKPGAMKDVVARAAAAKIPVVGLNSGLGDWKRLGLLEFFGQDETVAGEAFGRKLDEVGAKKVVCVVHEQGNVGLSQRCDGLKKTFSGTTETLYVNGTDMPSVKSTITAKLKQNSALDHVVTLGAPFALAAVQSVGDAGSRAKVATFDLNNQLAGAVKKGTVQFAVDQQPYLQGYLAVDSLWLYKNNGNYSGGGEQPVLTGPAFVDRSNVDRVSRFAAQGTR, via the coding sequence ATGGACCGCACTCGTCACCCCCGCTCCCGCGGAGCGGCCCCCCTCGTGGCCGTGGCCGCCGCGGCAGCCCTCGTCCTCGCCGGCTGCTCCAGCGGCTCCGGCGGCAAGAAGGCCGCCGAGGGAGGGTCGGGCGCCCCGGCGGGCAGGGCCGACACCCCCCGTATGACGGTCGCGCTGGTCACCCACCAGGCCCCGGGCGACACCTTCTGGGACATCGTCCGCAAGGGCGCCGAGGCCGCCGCCGCCAAGGACAACATCAAGCTGGTGTACTCCGCCGACCCGAACGCCGGCACCCAGGCCAACTACGTGCAGAACGCCGTCGACCAGAAGGTCGACGGCATCGCGGTCACCCTCGCCAAGCCGGGCGCCATGAAGGACGTCGTCGCCAGGGCCGCAGCGGCGAAGATACCCGTCGTCGGCCTCAACTCGGGCCTCGGCGACTGGAAGAGGCTCGGCCTGCTCGAGTTCTTCGGCCAGGACGAGACGGTGGCGGGCGAGGCGTTCGGCAGGAAGCTCGACGAGGTCGGCGCCAAGAAGGTCGTCTGCGTGGTGCACGAACAGGGCAACGTCGGCCTCAGCCAGCGGTGCGACGGCCTGAAGAAGACCTTCTCCGGCACGACCGAGACGCTGTACGTCAACGGCACCGACATGCCGTCCGTGAAGTCGACGATCACCGCCAAGCTCAAGCAGAACAGCGCCCTCGACCACGTGGTCACCCTCGGCGCCCCCTTCGCGCTGGCCGCGGTGCAGTCCGTGGGCGACGCGGGCAGCAGGGCCAAGGTCGCCACGTTCGACCTGAACAACCAGCTGGCCGGTGCCGTCAAGAAGGGCACCGTCCAGTTCGCCGTGGACCAGCAGCCCTACCTCCAGGGCTACCTGGCGGTCGACTCCCTGTGGCTGTACAAGAACAACGGCAACTACAGCGGCGGCGGTGAGCAGCCGGTCCTCACCGGCCCGGCCTTCGTCGACAGATCCAACGTCGACCGGGTCTCCCGGTTCGCCGCGCAGGGCACCCGGTGA